A segment of the Echinicola strongylocentroti genome:
TGTGCGGAAAAGTTCATTCACATATGTCTTTTGCCCTTCTTTAAAAAGATTGGCGACGTTGAAGTTGATTAGAATCCCCTTTGGTACTTTCAGTAATTTCATATAGGTCAATAACTGGGCTTCGTGTACTGGCAACACGCTTTCCACTGTCTTCAACTCAACAACCAAAGAGTCCCCTACAAAAAAATCACACCGCAAGGTAACATCGACCTCTAATCCCTTGTATTCGATGGGCATGGCCAATTCTGATCTGAAATGTACATTGCGAAGTTGCAATTCGTGACATAAACATCTGTGATATACGCTCTCCAAAAGCCCTGGACCTAATTCTTTGTGAACTTCAATAGCTGCCCCCACCACTTTATAAGTCAATTGGTCAAGATGTCTCTTTGTCAAGTCTTTTTTCATAATTTATCATTCTTGACTTTTAAAATCACTTAAAAAAAACATAGTGTTGCTAGATGAACTATGTGCCCTCATGTTTCTATGGGGTTCTTAATAAAAACCAGTCCTTGATCTTTCATGGGCTTTGTCAAGTGTGTTTGAACAACATAGGCAGATAAAAAAACATAGGATTACTAGCTGAAATATGTGTCCTCATGTTTCTATGTGGTTCTCAAATGTTCTTGAAACTAAAACAGCTTAATATTGATCTTGGCCATTGGATATAGCCAAGCATAGTGGCTGTTTCCCAAAGCCAATGTGGCTGGTATGAGTTCATAAGCTATCCTACCTTGTTTAGGATCATACCTTATGCCTACAGAGGCTTTTGCTCCGCCGTATAGCATCGTAAAGTAATCGGACGAATGGTGCTGGCCTTCGAAGTCGCCCGTTCCCATCAGTCCTCTGCTATAACTCACAAAAACACCACCAGAGGTCACCAGTGAAAATCCTTTATACTTCACTAAATCATAGTGGATAT
Coding sequences within it:
- a CDS encoding GxxExxY protein; its protein translation is MKKDLTKRHLDQLTYKVVGAAIEVHKELGPGLLESVYHRCLCHELQLRNVHFRSELAMPIEYKGLEVDVTLRCDFFVGDSLVVELKTVESVLPVHEAQLLTYMKLLKVPKGILINFNVANLFKEGQKTYVNELFRTLPE